The proteins below come from a single Parageobacillus thermoglucosidasius genomic window:
- the typA gene encoding translational GTPase TypA: protein MTRREDLRNIAIIAHVDHGKTTLVDQLLRQSGTFRANEHVEERALDRNDLERERGITILAKNTAIRYKGTRINILDTPGHADFGGEVERIMRLVDGVLLVVDAYEGCMPQTRFVLKKALEQQLTPIVVVNKIDREFARPEEVVDEVIDLFIELGATEEQLEFPVVYTSALHGTASLDPHKQEADMTALFETIITHIPAPVDNREEPLQFQVALLDYNDYLGRIGIGRVFRGTMKVGQQVALMKLDGSVKTFRVTKLFGFIGLKRIEITEAGAGDIVAVAGMEDINVGETVCPLDHQEALPPLRIDEPTLKMTFLVNNSPFAGREGKYVTARKLEERLRTQLETDVSLRVENTDSPDAWIVSGRGELHLSILIENMRREGYELQVSKPEVIMKEIDGVRCEPVERVIIDIPEEYTGAIMESIGMRKGELVDMIHNENGQVRLVFMVPSRGLIGYRTEFMSLTRGYGILNHSFDHYAPAQSGQIGGRRQGVLISMETGKATAYGIMQLEDRGTIFVEPGTEVYEGMIVGEHNRENDLVVNICREKHMTNIRSSTKEQTVTMKKPRLLTLEEALEYLNDDEYCEVTPKSIRLRKKILNKSEREKMEKKKKAAKQAK from the coding sequence TTGACAAGAAGAGAAGATCTTCGCAATATTGCGATTATCGCTCATGTTGATCATGGCAAAACGACATTAGTTGACCAGTTGTTGCGCCAATCAGGAACGTTTCGCGCCAATGAACATGTGGAAGAACGAGCATTGGACCGAAACGATTTGGAAAGAGAACGCGGGATTACCATTTTAGCGAAGAATACAGCGATTCGTTATAAAGGAACGCGGATTAATATTTTAGATACGCCAGGACATGCTGACTTCGGCGGGGAAGTGGAGCGGATTATGCGGCTTGTTGACGGCGTTTTGCTTGTCGTTGATGCGTATGAAGGCTGCATGCCGCAGACGCGCTTTGTGCTGAAAAAGGCGCTTGAACAGCAGCTTACCCCGATTGTCGTTGTCAATAAAATTGACCGGGAGTTTGCGCGGCCGGAGGAAGTGGTCGATGAAGTCATCGATTTATTTATCGAATTGGGCGCAACGGAAGAACAGCTTGAGTTTCCGGTCGTATACACATCGGCGTTGCATGGAACAGCAAGTTTAGATCCCCACAAACAAGAAGCAGATATGACGGCATTGTTCGAAACAATTATCACGCATATTCCCGCGCCGGTCGACAACCGGGAGGAACCGTTGCAATTTCAAGTGGCGCTGCTTGATTATAACGACTATCTCGGACGGATTGGGATCGGACGCGTCTTCCGCGGCACGATGAAAGTCGGGCAACAAGTGGCGCTTATGAAACTAGACGGTTCTGTCAAAACGTTTCGTGTGACAAAATTATTTGGGTTTATCGGCTTAAAGCGGATCGAAATCACCGAAGCGGGGGCGGGAGACATTGTTGCGGTAGCGGGAATGGAAGATATTAACGTTGGAGAAACGGTATGTCCGCTTGATCATCAAGAAGCGTTGCCGCCGCTCCGCATCGATGAGCCAACGTTGAAAATGACGTTTTTAGTCAATAACAGCCCGTTCGCCGGCCGCGAAGGAAAATATGTGACGGCAAGAAAGCTGGAAGAACGCTTGCGCACACAATTGGAGACGGACGTCAGCTTGCGCGTCGAAAATACCGATTCTCCCGATGCTTGGATCGTTTCCGGACGGGGAGAGCTTCATTTGTCGATCTTAATTGAAAACATGCGGCGCGAAGGGTACGAGCTGCAAGTGTCCAAGCCGGAAGTCATTATGAAAGAAATCGATGGCGTGCGTTGTGAGCCAGTGGAACGAGTAATCATCGACATTCCTGAGGAATATACAGGAGCGATTATGGAATCGATCGGCATGCGCAAAGGCGAGTTAGTGGATATGATCCATAACGAAAACGGGCAAGTCCGCCTTGTCTTTATGGTGCCTTCGCGCGGTTTAATCGGATACCGGACAGAGTTTATGTCATTAACGCGCGGATATGGAATTTTAAACCATTCATTTGATCATTACGCGCCGGCGCAAAGCGGGCAAATAGGCGGCCGCCGCCAAGGAGTATTGATTTCCATGGAAACGGGGAAAGCGACTGCGTATGGCATTATGCAGCTTGAAGACCGCGGCACTATTTTTGTCGAGCCTGGAACTGAAGTGTACGAAGGGATGATTGTCGGCGAGCACAATCGCGAAAATGATTTAGTCGTCAATATTTGCAGAGAAAAGCATATGACGAACATCCGCTCTTCGACAAAAGAGCAAACCGTTACGATGAAAAAGCCGCGCTTGTTGACGCTCGAAGAAGCGCTGGAATATTTAAAT